In Carya illinoinensis cultivar Pawnee chromosome 9, C.illinoinensisPawnee_v1, whole genome shotgun sequence, the following are encoded in one genomic region:
- the LOC122275857 gene encoding pentatricopeptide repeat-containing protein At3g09060 — protein MAEFPRSLSPKRVLKLLKAEKNPHSALAVFDSATRHPGYAHSPSVFHHILRRLVDPRFIAHVSRVVELIRAQKCQCSEDVALTVIKAYAKNSMADKALAVFQQMDDIFGCKPGIRSYNSLLNALIESGQWDRAESFLAYFEMVGVTPNLQTYNILIKISCKKQQFEKAKVLLDWIWNKGLNPDVFSYGTLINGLAKAGCPRNALDLFDEMPMRGLEPDVMCYNILIDGFFKKGDFVKAMEIWERLLGASSVYPNVVTYNVMINGLSKCRMFNDCLEIWNRMKKNERHCDLFTYSTLIHGLCEAGNVDGAERVYKEMVERGVSPDIVLYNSMLNGFCRAGKVKEGFELWEMMGKDGCRNVVSYNIFLRGLFDSGKVDEAMSIWELLPEKGCCADSTTYGVLIHGLCRNGYLTKALWILKEAENGEGDLDAFAYTSVINGLCKEGRLDEVAQVVDRMDKHGCKMNPHVCNALLNWFIRASKLEDAIRIFGEMGAKGFSPTAVSYNILINGLCKAERFSEAYSFVKEMLEKGWKPDVITYSLLMDGLFQGKKMDMALNLWHQFLNKAFKPDVTMYNVMIHGLCSAGKVEVALQLYFKMKQWNCIPNLVTHNTLMEGLYKARDCEKASEIWALILKDGLQPDIISYNITLKGLCSCLRISDAIGYLNHALDHGILPTAITWDILVRAVLSNGAST, from the coding sequence ATGGCCGAGTTCCCCAGATCCCTCTCTCCGAAGCGAGTTCTGAAGCTCCTCAAAGCGGAGAAAAACCCTCACTCTGCGCTCGCTGTATTCGACTCAGCGACTCGCCACCCGGGTTACGCTCACTCCCCCAGTGTGTTCCACCATATCCTGCGCCGACTCGTGGACCCGCGATTCATTGCCCACGTGAGTCGGGTCGTTGAACTGATCCGAGCCCAGAAATGCCAGTGCTCAGAAGACGTTGCGTTGACGGTGATCAAGGCCTATGCGAAAAACTCTATGGCCGATAAAGCTTTGGCTGTGTTTCAACAAATGGACGATATTTTTGGCTGTAAACCGGGTATAAGATCGTACAACTCCCTTCTCAATGCTTTAATTGAGTCGGGCCAGTGGGACCGTGCCGAGTCGTTTTTGGCGTACTTTGAGATGGTTGGTGTGACCCCGAATCTACAAACTTACAATATCTTGATCAAGATTTCGTGTAAAAAGCAGCAGTTTGAGAAGGCAAAGGTGTTGCTCGATTGGATTTGGAACAAGGGTTTGAATCCTGATGTTTTTAGCTACGGCACTCTGATTAATGGGCTTGCAAAGGCTGGGTGTCCACGCAATGCGTTGGACTTGTTCGATGAAATGCCCATGAGAGGGTTGGAACCTGATGTTATGTGTTATAACATTTTGATTGACGGGTTTTTCAAGAAAGGAGATTTTGTCAAGGCAATGGAGATTTGGGAGAGGTTATTGGGGGCATCTTCAGTGTATCCAAATGTTGTTACGTATAATGTTATGATCAATGGATTGTCTAAATGTAGGATGTTCAACGATTGTTTGGAAATATGGAATAGGATGAAGAAAAATGAGCGGCATTGCGATTTGTTTACTTACAGTACTTTGATACATGGCTTGTGCGAAGCCGGTAATGTTGATGGGGCTGAAAGAGTTTATAAAGAGATGGTTGAGCGTGGGGTCTCTCCTGATATAGTATTGTATAATTCAATGCTTAATGGATTTTGTCGAGCAGGGAAGGTTAAGGAGGGATTTGAGTTATGGGAGATGATGGGGAAGGATGGTTGCCGTAATGTTGTCAGTTATAACATATTTCTTAGAGGGTTATTTGATAGCGGTAAGGTTGATGAAGCAATGTCTATTTGGGAACTCTTGCCGGAGAAGGGTTGCTGTGCAGATTCAACCACTTATGGAGTGTTAATTCATGGGTTGTGTAGGAATGGGTACCTTACCAAGGCTTTATGGATTTTGAAAGAGGCTGAAAATGGGGAAGGTGATCTTGATGCTTTTGCGTATACCTCGGTTATCAATGGCCTATGCAAAGAAGGGAGATTAGATGAAGTGGCTCAAGTTGTGGATCGGATGGATAAGCATGGCTGTAAAATGAATCCTCATGTTTGCAATGCACTTCTTAATTGGTTCATCAGAGCTTCCAAACTTGAGGATGCAATTCGCATTTTTGGGGAAATGGGAGCTAAGGGTTTCTCTCCAACTGCTGTCTCCTATAACATTCTCATAAATGGTTTATGCAAAGCTGAAAGATTTAGTGAGGCGTATTCTTTTGTGAAGGAAATGCTGGAGAAGGGCTGGAAGCCAGACGTAATCACGTATAGCTTGCTGATGGACGGACTTTTTCAAGGCAAAAAAATGGACATGGCCCTCAACTTGTGGCACCAGTTTCTCAACAAAGCTTTCAAACCTGACGTAACTATGTACAACGTTATGATTCATGGACTTTGCTCTGCTGGCAAAGTTGAAGTTGCTTTGCAGCTCTATTTCAAGATGAAGCAGTGGAACTGTATTCCAAATCTTGTGACCCACAATACCCTTATGGAGGGGCTCTACAAAGCCCGAGACTGTGAGAAGGCATCAGAGATCTGGGCTCTCATCTTAAAAGATGGGTTACAGCCGGATATCATTTCCTATAATATTACTCTGAAGGGGCTTTGTTCTTGCCTGAGGATATCAGATGCTATTGGGTACTTAAACCATGCTTTGGATCACGGAATTCTTCCAACTGCCATTACGTGGGATATACTTGTAAGAGCGGTGCTTAGTAATGGAGCTTCGACATGA
- the LOC122275858 gene encoding uncharacterized protein LOC122275858, which translates to MVAIKTMQTSFIATKHGIFHTKRPLNKKISFLCLSKPNDDSNSEASFPEGDTRKQELLARIAMLQAQKVRLTDYLDERSAYLSQFGEEANAEFDKIGEDALKGLDEASARIMENIESRMQAFEESSELNRLEIEKNENEVAEFEGQMEKDRNEWLFFKNLRQRTPAEKSEAKEEMEKIKEVTKKNAGSKTRRNIYLALIGLIVISIADSFLSSTSDWRKVAVLGAILVALLSQFIYEQRILSETEDK; encoded by the exons ATGGTAGCCATCAAAACCATGCAAACCTCTTTCATTGCAACCAAACATGGAATTTTCCACACAAAAAGACCCCTCAACAAAAAGATTTCTTTCCTGTGCCTCAGCAAGCCCAACGATGATTCAAATTCAGAGGCTTCTTTTCCCGAAGGAGATACCCGCAAGCAAGAGCTGCTTGCAAGAATAGCGATGCTTCAGGCTCAGAAAGTCCGTCTCACCGACTACTTGGATGAAAGGTCAGCTTATCTCTCACAGTTTGGCGAAGAAGCCAATGCGGAGTTTGACAAGATTGGAGAAGATGCCCTCAAAGGACTGGATGAAGCTAGTGCCAGG ATAATGGAGAATATTGAGAGCCGCATGCAGGCTTTTGAGGAATCCTCAGAATTGAACAGACTAGAGATTGAGAAGAACGAAAACGAGGTAGCAGAGTTTGAAGGCCAAATGGAGAAAGACCGGAATGAATGGCTGTTCTTCAAGAACCTGAGGCAAAGGACACCTGCAGAAAAATCAGAAGCAAAAGAGGAAATGGAGAAGATAAAAGAGGTTACTAAAAAGAACGCCGGATCAAAAACCAGGAGGAATATTTACCTCGCATTAATAGGCCTGATAGTCATTAGCATTGCAGATTCTTTCCTGTCCTCTACTTCTGATTGGCGAAAGGTCGCTGTTCTTGGAGCAATTCTAGTGGCTTTGCTATCTCAGTTCATCTACGAGCAGAGGATTTTATCAGAAACAGAAGATAAGTAG
- the LOC122277147 gene encoding protein NRT1/ PTR FAMILY 8.1-like: MAADDIYTQDGTVDINKNPADKRKTGNWKACRFILGTECCERLAYYGMSTNLVNYLQQRLNQGNVTASNNVTNWSGTCYITPLIGAFLADAYLGRYWTIATFSIIYIFGMTLLTLSASVHGLQPSCNKNGCHPTTTQSAVCILALYLIALGTGGIKPCVSSFGADQFDETDEMERKRKISFFNWFYFSINVGALIASSVLVWIQMNVGWGWGFGIPAVAMAIAVVSFFSASRLYRIQKPGGSPLSRIFQVIVASFGKHNVEVPADKSLLYETADEESNIKGSRKLEHTEKLRFFDKAAVEIQSDHIKGLTNPWRLCTVTQVEELKILIRLLPIWASGIVFSTVYSQMSTMFVLQGNTMDQNMGPHFKIPSASLSLFDTLSVIFWAPVYDQIIVPYARRFTGNERGFTQLQRMGIGLVISIFSMVTAGVLEVVRLNIVKRNNYYDLEYIPMSIFWQVPQYFLIGCAEVFTFIGQLEFFYDQAPDAMRSLCSALSLTTVALGNYLSTLLVTIVTKITTKNGKLGWIPDNLNRGHLDYFYWLLAILSLLNFLVYLFLAKWYTYKKAAGPSH, from the exons ATGGCAGCGGATGATATCTACACACAGGATGGCACCGTGGACATCAACAAGAATCCTGCTGATAAGAGAAAGACGGGAAACTGGAAAGCTTGCCGCTTTATTCTTG GAACTGAGTGTTGTGAAAGATTGGCATACTATGGGATGAGTACCAATCTGGTGAATTATCTTCAGCAGCGTCTCAATCAGGGAAATGTGACAGCCTCCAACAATGTAACCAATTGGTCTGGGACCTGCTACATCACACCATTGATTGGAGCCTTTCTTGCTGATGCCTACTTGGGAAGATATTGGACGATTGCTACTTTCTCAATCATCTATATTTTT GGGATGACACTCTTGACATTAAGTGCTTCTGTCCATGGACTACAGCCATCATGCAATAAGAATGGTTGCCATCCAACAACAACACAAAGTGCAGTCTGCATTTTAGCACTTTATTTGATCGCTCTTGGGACTGGTGGAATCAAGCCATGTGTCTCTTCTTTCGGTGCTGATCAATTTGATGAAACTGACGAGATGGAGAGGAAAAGGAAGATCTCTTTCTTCAATTGGTTTTACTTTTCCATCAATGTAGGTGCACTTATTGCTTCCTCAGTTTTGGTCTGGATACAAATGAATGTTGGCTGGGGATGGGGGTTTGGAATCCCAGCAGTTGCAATGGCCATAGCAGTTGTGTCTTTTTTCTCAGCTAGCCGGTTATACCGGATTCAAAAACCTGGAGGGAGTCCACTTTCAAGGATTTTCCAGGTTATTGTTGCATCCTTTGGGAAACATAATGTTGAAGTACCTGCTGATAAGTCTCTCCTTTATGAGACTGCAGATGAGGAATCTAATATCAAAGGAAGTCGCAAGCTTGAACACACTGAGAAGTTAAG GTTCTTTGACAAGGCTGCTGTGGAGATCCAAAGTGACCATATTAAGGGCCTTACAAACCCCTGGAGACTCTGCACAGTGACACAAGTTGAAGAGCTCAAGATTCTTATTCGGCTGCTCCCAATATGGGCATCAGGAATAGTCTTTTCGACGGTTTATAGTCAAATGAGCACCATGTTCGTTTTACAAGGCAACACAATGGACCAAAACATGGGCCCTCACTTCAAAATTCCATCGGCATCCCTTTCCCTCTTTGACACTCTTAGCGTCATCTTCTGGGCTCCTGTGTATGACCAAATTATAGTCCCATATGCAAGGAGGTTCACCGGCAACGAAAGGGGATTCACCCAGCTGCAACGAATGGGCATTGGCCTTGTCATTTCCATTTTCTCCATGGTCACTGCTGGGGTTTTGGAGGTTGTTCGTCTAAATATTGTTAAGAGGAACAATTACTATGACCTCGAGTACATTCCCATGTCAATTTTCTGGCAAGTACCACAGTATTTTCTTATTGGATGTGCAGAAGTATTCACTTTCATTGGACAGTTAGAGTTCTTCTACGACCAAGCACCTGATGCTATGAGAAGTTTGTGCTCGGCTCTGTCGCTGACAACTGTGGCATTGGGGAATTACTTGAGCACACTGCTTGTAACCATTGTGACAAAAATCACCACAAAGAATGGGAAGCTTGGTTGGATTCCAGATAACTTGAACAGGGGCCATCTTGACTACTTCTACTGGCTCTTGGCCATTCTCAGCCTGCTGAACTTCTTGGTGTATCTCTTTCTTGCTAAGTGGTATACATACAAAAAGGCCGCGGGGCCAAGTCACTGA
- the LOC122277110 gene encoding protein NRT1/ PTR FAMILY 8.1-like, with the protein MDVKLMEAEDIYVEDGTTDFRNEPAIKKETGTWKACPYILGNECCERLAYYGINTNLVKYLKFQLNQRNVVAVNNVTNWSGTCYVTPLLGAFLADAHLGRYWTIASFSIIHVIVSLLILSFSFRVLKPPCDNNINVCHPTRLQTAVFSVALYLIALGTGGIKPCVSSLGADQFDDSDAAEKKKNSFFNWFYFSIHIGALIAASVLVWIQSNNVGWGWGFGIPAALMAIAVGSFFSGTRLCRNQRPGGSPLTRIRQVVFASLRKFRVQVPTDKSCLYETVDEESTVEGRKRLDHTEQLCTFIDLFAGLPLDIVHDLAIGSDIYIYMVGDSASLSIFDTISFIFWVSRLQPFHRPLARKYTGHKNGFTQLQRIAIGHVISVFAMLAAGTLDLVRLRQVRKHDYYDLKHVPMLVFWQVPRYFIIGCAEVFTFIGQLELFYEQAPDAMIRSLCSALSLSTAALGNYASTMLVNFVMEVSTRDGGSGWIPDNLDYGHLHYFFWLLAVLSVLITLGIYHKRLLRALPWSWP; encoded by the exons ATGGACGTCAAATTAATGGAAGCAGAAGACATCTACGTCGAAGATGGAACGACAGATTTCCGTAACGAGCCCGCCATCAAGAAAGAAACAGGAACCTGGAAAGCCTGCCCATACATCCTAG GAAACGAATGTTGCGAAAGATTAGCATACTACGGGATCAACACGAATCTTGTCAAATATCTCAAATTTCAACTAAACCAACGCAATGTTGTGGCGGTAAATAACGTGACCAATTGGTCAGGGACGTGCTATGTCACACCCTTGCTTGGAGCCTTTCTAGCCGATGCCCACTTGGGAAGATATTGGACCATCGCTTCCTTCTCTATCATTCATGTCATTGTAAGTTTGCTAATTCTCT CATTTTCTTTTCGTGTGCTAAAGCCACCCTGTGACAACAACATTAATGTTTGCCATCCAACAAGGTTGCAAACAGCAGTATTCTCTGTCGCACTTTATCTGATAGCTCTTGGGACAGGTGGGATAAAGCCATGCGTTTCATCCCTTGGTGCAGACCAGTTTGATGATTCCGATGCAGctgagaagaaaaagaattctTTCTTCAACTGGTTCTATTTCTCCATCCACATTGGAGCCCTTATTGCAGCCTCAGTGCTTGTTTGGATACAATCTAATAATGTGGGTTGGGGTTGGGGGTTTGGGATCCCAGCCGCGCTAATGGCAATTGCTGTTGGGAGTTTCTTCTCGGGCACGAGGTTGTGCAGAAACCAGAGGCCTGGTGGGAGTCCCTTGACACGCATACGTCAGGTCGTTTTTGCATCCTTGAGAAAATTCCGCGTTCAAGTGCCAACGGACAAGTCTTGTCTGTATGAGACTGTCGACGAGGAATCTACCGTCGAAGGAAGAAAAAGGCTTGATCACACGGAGCAATTATG CACATTCATTGATCTCTTTGCAGGCCTTCCATTAGATATTGTTCATGATTTGGCAATCGGCagtgatatatacatatat ATGGTTGGAGACTCTGCTTCCCTTTCCATCTTCGACACCATTAGTTTCATCTTCTGGGTTTCCCGTCTACAACCGTTTCATCGTCCGTTGGCCAGAAAATACACCGGCCACAAGAACGGATTCACCCAACTCCAACGCATAGCAATCGGCCACGTGATTTCAGTCTTCGCTATGCTAGCTGCAGGGACTTTAGACCTCGTGAGGCTCCGCCAGGTGAGGAAGCACGATTACTACGATCTCAAGCACGTACCCATGTTGGTATTTTGGCAAGTGCCTCGGTATTTCATCATCGGATGCGCAGAGGTTTTCACGTTCATCGGGCAGCTGGAGCTCTTCTACGAGCAGGCTCCGGATGCGATGATCAGGAGCCTGTGCTCGGCTCTCTCGCTATCGACCGCTGCGCTGGGAAACTATGCGAGCACAATGCTTGTTAATTTTGTGATGGAGGTTAGCACCAGGGATGGCGGGTCTGGGTGGATACCGGACAACTTGGATTATGGTCATCTTCACTATTTTTTCTGGCTTCTGGCAGTGTTAAGTGTGCTGATCACCTTGGGGATTTATCACAAGAGGCTTCTACGTGCTTTGCCGTGGAGCTGGCCCTAA